A single window of Gemmatimonadota bacterium DNA harbors:
- the purQ gene encoding phosphoribosylformylglycinamidine synthase I: MRVAVLLFPGMNCEDETLRALESVGLDARIVPAHTGERELLSYDGFVLPGGFSHEDRIRAGVVAAKHPVMETVARAAEEGRAVAGICNGAQILLEAGLVPALEAGRVEMALAVNDSGSRTGYYCDWRTVVADFAEEPVPLPFAHAEGRFVTADEEVRRRVLAEGLIAARYCDQDGKVVAGWPVNPNGAWENAAAIRNPQGNVLAIMPHPERANWAWQVPVDTPGRWGEIRRSLPDAWTEEPGPGRDFFRAFARMTGVTA; this comes from the coding sequence ATGAGAGTCGCGGTGCTGCTGTTTCCCGGGATGAACTGCGAAGACGAGACTCTGCGCGCGCTGGAAAGCGTGGGGTTGGATGCACGCATCGTTCCGGCGCACACCGGCGAACGGGAGCTTCTCTCGTACGACGGGTTCGTTCTTCCGGGCGGCTTCTCCCACGAGGACCGGATTCGCGCGGGAGTCGTGGCCGCCAAGCATCCCGTGATGGAGACGGTGGCGCGTGCCGCCGAAGAGGGGCGTGCCGTCGCGGGGATCTGCAACGGTGCGCAGATCCTGCTGGAAGCCGGGCTCGTTCCCGCGCTGGAGGCGGGGCGCGTGGAGATGGCGCTGGCTGTGAATGACTCGGGAAGCCGGACCGGCTACTACTGCGACTGGCGAACCGTGGTCGCGGATTTCGCGGAGGAACCGGTGCCGCTTCCCTTCGCGCACGCGGAGGGGCGCTTTGTGACAGCGGATGAAGAAGTGCGGCGGCGCGTGCTGGCCGAAGGGCTGATTGCGGCGCGGTACTGCGATCAGGACGGAAAGGTCGTCGCCGGGTGGCCGGTCAATCCAAACGGCGCGTGGGAGAACGCGGCCGCGATTCGCAATCCACAGGGGAATGTGTTGGCGATCATGCCCCATCCGGAGCGGGCCAACTGGGCATGGCAGGTGCCGGTGGACACCCCGGGCCGCTGGGGGGAGATTCGCCGGTCACTTCCCGACGCGTGGACCGAAGAGCCGGGGCCGGGTCGGGACTTCTTCCGCGCCTTCGCACGGATGACGGGGGTGACCGCATGA